One segment of Nostoc flagelliforme CCNUN1 DNA contains the following:
- a CDS encoding cyclase family protein: protein MIQPQNQNSITYTRVIHLSHVIDIDIPQWSGDPPVEFETVAELNNDGYYLRRFSLGEHSATHINAPNSFHSYAVGIDQYSAQSLVVPAVVIDIRQATAVNPDYALTIADVLAWEEEYGEIYPGCVVILNTGWQKKWFDKSAFLNHDSQGIAHFPGFGSDATQLLLDERQIVGVGIDTHGVDPGQDNSFTINHLMLEKPRIVLENLTNLDQLPPKGTTLAIGILRLRGGSGSPVGVLALVP from the coding sequence ATGATACAACCCCAAAATCAAAATAGTATCACCTACACACGCGTTATCCACCTAAGTCATGTAATTGACATAGATATTCCCCAATGGTCTGGTGACCCTCCAGTAGAATTTGAAACTGTGGCTGAACTGAATAATGATGGCTATTACCTGCGACGCTTCTCCTTGGGGGAACATAGCGCTACTCATATCAACGCCCCTAACAGTTTTCATAGTTATGCTGTGGGAATTGACCAATACTCCGCCCAGTCTTTGGTTGTACCTGCGGTGGTCATAGATATTCGCCAAGCCACAGCAGTTAATCCTGATTATGCCTTGACCATTGCTGATGTTCTAGCTTGGGAAGAAGAATACGGTGAAATTTATCCTGGTTGCGTAGTTATACTGAATACTGGTTGGCAAAAAAAGTGGTTTGATAAAAGTGCATTCCTAAATCATGATTCTCAAGGAATTGCCCACTTTCCAGGCTTTGGCAGCGATGCGACTCAATTATTACTGGATGAAAGGCAAATAGTAGGAGTAGGAATTGATACTCATGGTGTCGATCCCGGACAGGATAACAGTTTTACTATTAACCACTTGATGTTGGAGAAACCGCGCATTGTTTTGGAGAATCTCACCAATTTGGATCAATTGCCACCTAAAGGTACTACTCTAGCGATCGGCATTCTCAGGTTGCGTGGTGGTTCTGGTTCTCCTGTCGGGGTGTTAGCGTTAGTGCCTTAA